TTCCTGTACAGATGCAGCCTGGAGCAGCAGGGCTAGGCCTGGGAGGACAGAAGGACATGGCTGCGGAGCCTGCCCCAGGCAGGCAGGAGCACCACAACAGAACATGGACACGCCGCTCCAGCGGGTAGCCGGGGAGGCCCAGCACGGCCAGGaggcccagcagcagagccccgtGGCTGACGGGGGCCGCGACGCCTCCAAACGCGCTCCCCCCTTCCACACTGCCAGGGCCAGGGCGCTGCCCCCACCGGGGCCGGGGCATTAGGGCGGGGCTGCGCCTCTCCCAAGCATGCTAAGGGCCTGATGgcaccagcctcccctccccctgccagcgtCCGTGCCCCCCCACGGAGCACAGATCACATCACCTCAACCAGGCCAAGGCCTCGGTGCCCACTGCCCTGGGGACCCTcgcagctctgcagccagccagccagacccAGGCAGAGACGCTGAGtgcccagggcaggaggagggacagacacacacacacaggcagacagTGCCAGGCATTTATTGGTCTGAGTGCAGAGTTCACAGTCTCTTGCTAGGCAGTGGAGGGCCCCGCCCGGGGGCTCGGCTCCGAGGGGGCAGCAGATGCTGGGGGCTGGCAGAGAAAGCGAGTGCAGAGCCCCGGTCacagggcccaggcagggaggcgctttggggcagggctgcaggaggTGGCCCCCACCAACTCCCCCAGCCGGAGCAGGGGACCCTGCTAGAGCCCATCCCCCATTGCCAGCAGCTGCCACCTTCATCCCGTGAGCGGCGCTGGAGATAGGCCAGCACTGCCTGCGGGGGCAGCATCCCGGGCTGGCCACACACCTACAAACTCCCCCTGCTTCTCCAGAAAAGGGGCCAGCAGGAGGGGCTCTgccgggggcaggggcagagcatcCAGGTCTCCCCCATGCAGCCCACGCTCGCGGAGCCCAGGTTACATCGgcaggccagagccccaggccccccACACCTGCAGGAAGCGGGTgtatggggtgcaggaagggcaCTGGGGCAGAAGGGtggggcagcagagctgggtaGCGCCCCAGGCCAGGGGAGGCAGAGACGCAAGGACAGAACCGTGGGGCAGAGGCAAATGCCCGTGTAGCACATTCAGCTCCCAGGCCCCATCTCCCAGAGCAGAGACCCCTGCACATGCCCAGCGCAGCCCCCAGTGCACTCGAAGGGAACCCAGGGGAgctgagcccctcctgccccagggagGGGACCGAGGCTGCAGCCGCCCTGCTCAGTGGGACCCCCATGGCCACACAGAACCATCTGACAATGGGCAGTGCGGAGAGGCGGTACAGGGGGAGCCGGCCCCACACAACCCACCCTGGAGAGGGTGGGGATCCTAACACACACTGGGGGAGGGCAGCCCATGCCTTCACTCCCCAAACCGGAACATTAACCGTTTCCCTGCCCCGACAGCCCAGCCTTGCCCCCAAACACCCTGCAAGGAGATCCCTGCCCTGGAGTGAGCCAGACCCCCAGCACCCACCGCTGCTCACTGGCCAGCCAGggcatcccccccgcccccacccgggGGGCAAGGGAGGCTGGTCTGGGGGCGTTGGTCCCTTGGGGTCCTTGCCAGCTGCTGTCCCTTGGCCGGGGAGGGGCCACTCCGCTGCTCCAGCCAGGCCCCACATGTCTGCAGCACGGGGAGGCCGGGGTCCTGAGGCAAGAGGCAGGCGAGCGCGGGGCAGGCAGAGCCGGGCTGGTCACAGGCACTGCGCCTTCTGCTGGAAGTAGGCCTCGAAACGGCACCGCGCGTAATCCTGGGCAGGGAGACAGCATCAGGCTGGTGCAGAGCAAGAACAGGGATCCCCTCAGAGCCCCCCAGCCGTGGGGACAGGGGAGACCAATCATCCCATGGAGCCCCCCAGACGTGGGGGCAAGGCCAGAACAGGGATCCCCTCAGAGCCCCCCAGCCGTGGGGACAGGGGAGACCAGTCATCCCATGGAGCCCCCCAgacgtgggggcagggccagaacAGGGATCCTCTCAGAGCCCCCCAGCCGTGGGGACAGGGGAGACCAGTCATCCCATGGAGCCCCCCAgacgtgggggcagggccagaacAGGGATCCCCTCAGAGCCCCCCagccatgggggcaggggagcccaGTAACTTCACACCCCTCAGAGCCCCCCAGCCGTGGGGACAGGGGAGACCAATCATCCCATGGAGCCCCCCAgacgtgggggcagggccagaacAGGGAtccccacagagccccccagccatgggggcaggggagcccaGTAACTTCACATCCTGCGGAGCCCcccagctgtgggggcaggggaacccagtcaccccacacagacccccagcCATGGGGGCAGAGCCAGAACATAAGGACCCCATGTGCAGTCGCACtgagggctgggcacagggagGCAGCAGGTACCCACAGTGCTCAGCTGGGCAGGTCCCTCCCGTCCTCTGCAAAGGGACGGTTTAGGACAGACGCCCCTCAGGACGCTGAATCCAGGCTGCCAGGCTGGGCCCCCTGACCTGTGCCCTGTCTCAGCAGGCAGCCCTGGGCAGTGCCCTGTGGGAGCCAAGGGGCAGGGTCGCCCGTGCCCTGTGCTCACCAGGTAGCCGAACTCAATGGTGGAGATCTTCGCCTGCAGGATGGACCAGAGGCCCCAAAAGAAGTGAGAGGCCAGAGCAAACCTGAGGGGAGAGAGCAGCCGTTGGGGAGACGCTGGGAGAGACCCCCAACTGTGCCATGTCCCAGATTCCACCCCAAGcctgcacagcctccccagcccccagggcaccTGGCTCCCCTTTCAGAGCCCCTCAGGCACCCCCAGGCTGGGCAGCAAGGCTGGGAGAAGGAGCCTGCAACAGAGCCTGACTGCGCTGAAGGGCTCTTTAAAGAGAAGATCTGTCCTTGGGgagggcagcagggtgggggtccCCCCGTGCCAGCCCCCTACACCCGCTCTCTGTGGGGGAAACAGGGGTGGGGGTCTCCCCTTGCCGCCCCCCGTCATTCACTCACCGGCTGATCTCGGTGAGCATCTCCTCCTCGATGCGGGCCTGCTCCTCTTGCGTGGTGTCCCCGCGCCGCACCGAATCCTCCCACAGGTAGTGCCGGATAAAGTGCAACTGCAGGCAAGGCGAGCAAGTCTCAGCCTCAGGCCCCAAACGCaggatggggaaaccaaggctcTGCCTCCCTGCCCATCTGGGCGAGGCCCAGAGTGAGTTGggtgctcctgggggaattctgcaccactgcgcatgcacagaattcatgtcccccacagattttttttttcctccccacagaATTATAAATTCTGCTGGGGAGGTGCTGCAGTTACCCCTTTTATGCACCAGAAACTGTTGTGGacccagaagagagggcagctgaGCCAGGGCCGGAGCAGCCCGCTACAGAGAGGGAGGTGAagaggctgcattcctcacagcGCCCTGCCCATGGGGCCAGGCGAGGAGGCATGGGATATTGGGAGGGGGACAGCACGGGGCACACAGGGCTGCGGGCGGCCACATagattcagaagggctagtggagGGGACAGACTAGGGTGGGGGCACAGGAGCTAGTGCGGTGACAGCACTGacccaggggctgaatgggagtggagtaCAGGGCCACaaggggatgggggcagatgTTCCTGGCTGAATGgaagaggctaggggtcagccagggcctgcatgggggaggctccccaacttaCTAACAAtctcgcccccccgccccaaaaaaaaaacaaaaaaacaaccctgttccatacttctcccagcCACACCCACCAACCCTCCAGGTTCATTCCCAGGCTCCTgccttctccctcagctcctccgttcCCCGTCTCTCcccagcctttgcactgcttctgaggggggtgggaatcCGGTTCTGTATTACAGTagaaatgaattactcaaaggtCTGTATTAACATGCCTAGTGAGGATCTATTTGTCAAGAAACATttcctgaaggttttttgttgtctGCACTGTTACAGACAATTGCTGACAGGTATTCTGAAATCAATTACCAAATTAActgaaactggcgtgattatacTATGTTACTTCGACAAACAAAATacgcagaattttgcagaattttaaaatattctgcacagaatttttaagtttttggcacagaattcccccatgagGAGTAGGGGAGCTccccggggcagggggctcagaaagggGCCCAACACCCAGCAACAATCCCAACAGCTACAGCCCCACCAACCAGAGCGCAAGCACCTCACCCcacagggcagcagcctggcAAGGATTGGACTCACTGCCCGCCTGCCCTCCGGCCTCCCCAGGGGCTCCCCCAGCCAGGCGGCCGTTACCTGCTGCTGACGCGTGGGGTAGTTCTCCATGGAGGCCTGGTAGAAGGGCCACGTGTCATGGGTGTAGTCGTACACCCACTCACAGAAGTGATTGCCAATGTCAAAGcccctgcagggagagggggggttAGGAGCTTCCATGCTCACAGGGTTCCAGCCTCCTCGCGGCCCCGACCTCACCCCACCGGGCATCCGCAGCAGAGCTGCCCCGACAGCCCCGCATGGGTCGCATGGCCCAGGGAGAGCACCAGGCTGGACAGCCGTCCTCAGAGCCGGCCTGACAGCCCCGCGTGGGTcgcacagcccagggagagcaccGGGCTGGGCAGTGGATGTCCTATACACACCAGCTTACAGCTCGGCAccacacccaccctgccccccattaGCTCTGCTCCCCACGGCCGACCCCACCTCCCATCACCCACCTGTAGTTGTAGCTGCTGTATTCAAAGTCAATCAGCATCAGCTTGTCGCTGGGGTGTGACTcgcgcccagccagcagcaggatgTTCCCTGGAAAGGGGCAGGACAGGTGAGAGCAGCTGCCTTGGGGagcctgcaggggctgggggaagcaaCACAGGCAGGGTGGAGGAGTCGGAGCTGGGGGAGCCCCTCAGGTCCCATGTAGCCCTGCCCTGGAGCCGAAGCAGGACTGGCCcccaggcagggctcaggctgctccCCGGGACAAGCTGCGCTCAGGCCAGCGAGGTCCCCCCCGACCTAACCCcagagaggctgtggggaggggagccccaCTGTAGTGGTGGCTCAGGCCCCAGCGGGCCCAAGGCTGGGCTATTCTGGCTGGCAATGGCGACCGCCAACAGACAATGGGGGCATTTCACCCCCTGCCACTCACCTTCCTGCACATCATTGTGGCAGAAGACCACAGGGGAGGGCGTggactccagcagctccctggaaTTCAGGGGAGAGAGACATCAGTAGACAGCCTGCTTCATCGTTCCCACTCCCCCAGGCCTCTCCAGCAGGGTGCACTGCGAGAGGGAGCCCCAAGGAGAGCAGGCTCTGACGCTTCTAGCTTCTGCCACTCGCGGTGCCGGGCAGAGACCCGCCCACCTCTGGGTAGGAAAACCGGAGCTGACCACGGACACAGGGAGGGGAGCCGGAGCTGACCGCGGGGTAGCCAGAGCAGGATGGGAGACGGGGGGTGAGCGCATGGGCCTGTTGCAGTGCAGAGCTAGCAGGAACCAGCAGCGAGGGACACCCCTGCGGCGCTGCGGGGGGGCACCTTTCTGCCCAGCCTCTATGGCAGTTcgtcctccccgccccccacgtGTCTATGGCGGCCCCTCGGGCCCTGCGCTCACCTGAGGCTCCCCATTTCCTTCTGCAGGTTATAGGCTTTGAGCTGGTTGAACAACTTCCGCTGGGCTTCCTGAGGGAAGGTGAGCTCGGCAATCTGCTTCAGGTACCTAGAGCGCAGGGTCCTGTCACCTCCGCAGGGCAAGGCCCCCAGTCCTCCTCCCCTGGGAGCAAgggagaccccccacccccaggagcagtGAGATGGGAATTCCCCCAACACTCACTCCCCTCCTccatgagaccccccccccaacttgcCTCCCCTGGGAGCagtgagatggggagacaccCCGTCACTcagtcccccaccccagcagtgaGATGGGGAGGGACCCCTCCACTCACAGCAAGACAGGGCCCATTATTCTCCCTCCTGGCCCCATGGCAGAGGACACCTATGGGCAGAGACCCTGCAGCACTGCATCGGGGTGGGGGTGCACTCCCCTCAGAACTATTGCTGCGAAGTGATGGGAGGTGACTCCTTCCCAGGCACAATCCAGGCCCCCATTCCTGCAGGGGAAGGGTCCCCCCCAGGGGGACACAGCTGGtgctgcccccctgcagcccGCAGGCCAGAGTAGCCCAGAGCAGTGCAAGGGCAGGTGTTACCGTTCCATGGTCCCAAACAGCCACTTGGGCTCCTTGTTGAAGGGCATCACCATGCCGTGGAAGCGGGACATCTTCATCGCTATCTCCCTGGAGATGTCGGGGTCCTGCAGGTCCTCTGTGCACAGACGCCGGCTCTGGGGACACGCGGCAGGCATGAGACACCTGCCTCCAGGGAATGGGACGGGGGCGGCAGGGACCCCGGGGCTCGCTTGGCCTGGCACGGGGCCTCCAGCGCCGGGGGAGGGACAGAGCCCTCTCAGCGCCCCCGGGAGCCCACAGGTCTGAGCCAAGCGACAGCACAAAGGAGCAAGCTGGCCAGGAGGGGCACAGAGCCGGGGCACCGCCAGGCACCTGCCATGCGCAGCAGCCATCTGGGGCCACGGAGGAAGAACCACTTGGGCCCCACCAGCCCTTGAATTCAGGCAGGGAGGTACTCTGGCCAGCCCGTTGGGGGCCAGGCATCCTGCATGGGGGAAGGGTAGAGGGTAGGCCACCCAGCGAGGCCCGTACCGGAATGTACTGCTCCAGCCGCCCCTGGGGAAAGACCCCGTAGAGCCGCGGCCCCAGTGCCCGCTCTGCCAGGATGGCAAACATCACGCTCTCCAGAACCAGCGAGTCCACGCCCTGCAGAGACAGAAGGCATGGGTGAGGGGCAGCCACCCCCAAATCTGTGCAGTCGGGGAAAGGGCCATGACCCTGAGTGCCCCTCCCCCTCAGATTGTGCAGGGTGTGGGGCAGTAACGCTGGGATCCCCCCAACCCTGCACAATATGTGGGGGAGTGACCCCAAGATGCTGCTTGATGCCAGGGTGGGGAGGCAGCAAACCCACAATCCACAGCCCACCCCAGTGCACAGTcatggggaacctcacaaaggaACCCCCACCACCCATGGGAGGGGCCCCTCGAGGGTCTGAGAAGCCCACCAGAGAAGGGAGGATGGCATTAACCCCCTCAGCCTTGAACCCTTCGCTGTCCTGTGCAAAAAGCTCCCCAGAGtcagcacccagcagcagcaAGCTGGACAGAGCCATTTCTCTAGCCCGgagggtgctgcagggctgggagagcagggggctgcgggtggggactCCAGGGTActggcagagcgggggcagggctgggatagcagggggctgcgggggggggggactttggggtactggcagagctgggggcagggctgggtaagcagggggctgcgggctgggagagcagggggctgcaggtggggactACGGGCACTggtagagctggggggcagggctgggatagcagggggctatGAGTGGGGACTGtgggtcactggcagagctgggggcagggggccgtggggggGACGACTACGGGCGCtgttagagctggggggcagggctgggatagcagggagcTATGAGTGGGGACTGtgggtcactggcagagctggggggcggagctgggatagcagggggctgcaggtggggactatggggcactggcagagctggggggcagggggctgcggggcactggcacagctgggagggggcagggctgaccTGGGCCCTCACCGCGGGGCGGTCGATTACGCTCCCTGCAGAGGCCTGCATAACCCCGACAGCTGGCCGGTGACAGGGGGCACAGCTGGCCCAGTGCGTGGCTgccaggtggggtggggccagttCACCCACACACTGACCCCAGCCAGGCCATCGCATGCAGCGCAGGAAGCCGTTCGGTGGGTCCCTGGttgcccccacccctgtgcccTGCTGCCAGGCGGGGGAGCCTCACCTGCAGAATGGCCCCGTAGACGCGCAGCAGCACCTGCCGGGGCTCATCGCCCACACTCAGGATGTGGTCCGGGAGGCTGCATTTGTACAGCAGGTTACTGAGCCCCCCACTGCAAAGGGAAGCAGAGCCCAGATGAGAGGCCACGGGGCCCGGTGCACTGGGACGCAGCCCAGGCGCTGGGGTGCAGCACTGGGCAGGCCAGGAGACGGGGCACAGCCCGGAAGGTTTGCGGATCCCTCCATGGCCAGTTCAGCCTCAGCCCACACAAGCGAGCTCCTGCCCAGATCCTGCCGTGGGCGTGAACCGGGCCCCTCCAGCACCCCTGAGCACGCCCTGGCCGAGGGGCCGGCTGCGTGTGCCCCAGAGCCCTAGGCTCCTACGCCTGCATGGGGAGAGACCTGGGCACAGGCCCCCACAGGACCGCGGCCGTGCCCGGGACAGGACCCTGCTGGGAACTCCAGCATggccctgggcctgccccagagcGAGGGGACAGGGAGTACCCCCCTTCCATTCCTCTCCGGCTTGTACCAGCCTCACCCCGGGCGGCAGGCACGGGTCTGCTTCCCAAAGCCTAGCTGCGCGTGCTATGCCAGACCAGGCCCGAGGGCACGTTCAGGGGATGATCCAGGAGCCCCGGGCATGCGAGAGAGGAGCCCCTGCGAGgcggggaggcagaggaagcagcATCAGGCTGGCCTCTGACCGGGCAGGGCTCTCGCGGCCTGGGCACGGCTGCGGagccggggtgtgggggggtagcAGGAGCTGCACTGGGACCTTCACGCCCCTCCGAGCCgtgtggctgggctgggctggcagcagggacTCGGGCATCGAGCGGGGGCAAAGCTCGCAGGCGGGCGCTCGGAGACGCTCAGCTCCGGCTGCCCCGCACCCAGCCAGGGCCGCGAGCGGGAGGGTGCCCTGCACAGGTCTCCGCCCGGCAGAGGCACCCCCAGGCCCAGCTAAGGACACGGCCCGTGTGGCCCGTGAGTTCCCCCCTCGCCAGTGGAGCCCCGGGGCGATGACAAGCCAGGTTTTATGGGGGTGAAGCACATCCACATTAGGGGTCTGCGCCAAGGCAGCTTTCCTGGGGGCGCTGCAGCAACAGCCCACCCGAGAGGTGGGCCCCTCGCCCCACAACCAGGCTCCAGACGCTGCACGGTCACTAGAAACGCTGCAGGCCTGTCGCCCCACCTGCCAGCGCGACCCAGGGTctgcccccgcccgccccggAGCTTGGAAAGCGGTGTTAACTCTGGACCCTAATGACTACCCGGCAGTGCTGGCTCGGAGACCCG
The Eretmochelys imbricata isolate rEreImb1 chromosome 1, rEreImb1.hap1, whole genome shotgun sequence DNA segment above includes these coding regions:
- the CHKB gene encoding choline/ethanolamine kinase → MEAAAPGARCPGDGECAGPGPPRGPAVPGHTRLRAFLWCREFLAGAWKLLEPEELGISPVSGGLSNLLYKCSLPDHILSVGDEPRQVLLRVYGAILQGVDSLVLESVMFAILAERALGPRLYGVFPQGRLEQYIPSRRLCTEDLQDPDISREIAMKMSRFHGMVMPFNKEPKWLFGTMERYLKQIAELTFPQEAQRKLFNQLKAYNLQKEMGSLRELLESTPSPVVFCHNDVQEGNILLLAGRESHPSDKLMLIDFEYSSYNYRGFDIGNHFCEWVYDYTHDTWPFYQASMENYPTRQQQLHFIRHYLWEDSVRRGDTTQEEQARIEEEMLTEISRFALASHFFWGLWSILQAKISTIEFGYLDYARCRFEAYFQQKAQCL